The Homo sapiens chromosome 5, GRCh38.p14 Primary Assembly genome includes a window with the following:
- the EGR1 gene encoding early growth response protein 1 produces MAAAKAEMQLMSPLQISDPFGSFPHSPTMDNYPKLEEMMLLSNGAPQFLGAAGAPEGSGSNSSSSSSGGGGGGGGGSNSSSSSSTFNPQADTGEQPYEHLTAESFPDISLNNEKVLVETSYPSQTTRLPPITYTGRFSLEPAPNSGNTLWPEPLFSLVSGLVSMTNPPASSSSAPSPAASSASASQSPPLSCAVPSNDSSPIYSAAPTFPTPNTDIFPEPQSQAFPGSAGTALQYPPPAYPAAKGGFQVPMIPDYLFPQQQGDLGLGTPDQKPFQGLESRTQQPSLTPLSTIKAFATQSGSQDLKALNTSYQSQLIKPSRMRKYPNRPSKTPPHERPYACPVESCDRRFSRSDELTRHIRIHTGQKPFQCRICMRNFSRSDHLTTHIRTHTGEKPFACDICGRKFARSDERKRHTKIHLRQKDKKADKSVVASSATSSLSSYPSPVATSYPSPVTTSYPSPATTSYPSPVPTSFSSPGSSTYPSPVHSGFPSPSVATTYSSVPPAFPAQVSSFPSSAVTNSFSASTGLSDMTATFSPRTIEIC; encoded by the exons ATGGCCGCGGCCAAGGCCGAGATGCAGCTGATGTCCCCGCTGCAGATCTCTGACCCGTTCGGATCCTTTCCTCACTCGCCCACCATGGACAACTACCCTAAGCTGGAGGAGATGATGCTGCTGAGCAACGGGGCTCCCCAGTTCCTCGGCGCCGCCGGGGCCCCAGAGGGCAGcggcagcaacagcagcagcagcagcagcggggGCGGTGGAGGCGGCGGGGGcggcagcaacagcagcagcagcagcagcaccttcAACCCTCAGGCGGACACGGGCGAGCAGCCCTACGAGCACCTGACCGCAG agTCTTTTCCTGACATCTCTCTGAACAACGAGAAGGTGCTGGTGGAGACCAGTTACCCCAGCCAAACCACTCGACTGCCCCCCATCACCTATACTGGCCGCTTTTCCCTGGAGCCTGCACCCAACAGTGGCAACACCTTGTGGCCCGAGCCCCTCTTCAGCTTGGTCAGTGGCCTAGTGAGCATGACCAACCCACCGGCCTCCTCGTCCTCAGCACCATCTCCAGCGGCctcctccgcctccgcctcccagagccCACCCCTGAGCTGCGCAGTGCCATCCAACGACAGCAGTCCCATTTACTCAGCGGCACCCACCTTCCCCACGCCGAACACTGACATTTTCCCTGAGCCACAAAGCCAGGCCTTCCCGGGCTCGGCAGGGACAGCGCTCCAGTACCCGCCTCCTGCCTACCCTGCCGCCAAGGGTGGCTTCCAGGTTCCCATGATCCCCGACTACCTGTTTCCACAGCAGCAGGGGGATCTGGGCCTGGGCACCCCAGACCAGAAGCCCTTCCAGGGCCTGGAGAGCCGCACCCAGCAGCCTTCGCTAACCCCTCTGTCTACTATTAAGGCCTTTGCCACTCAGTCGGGCTCCCAGGACCTGAAGGCCCTCAATACCAGCTACCAGTCCCAGCTCATCAAACCCAGCCGCATGCGCAAGTACCCCAACCGGCCCAGCAAGACGCCCCCCCACGAACGCCCTTACGCTTGCCCAGTGGAGTCCTGTGATCGCCGCTTCTCCCGCTCCGACGAGCTCACCCGCCACATCCGCATCCACACAGGCCAGAAGCCCTTCCAGTGCCGCATCTGCATGCGCAACTTCAGCCGCAGCGACCACCTCACCACCCACATCCGCACCCACACAGGCGAAAAGCCCTTCGCCTGCGACATCTGTGGAAGAAAGTTTGCCAGGAGCGATGAACGCAAGAGGCATACCAAGATCCACTTGCGGCAGAAGGACAAGAAAGCAGACAAAAGTGTTGTGGCCTCTTcggccacctcctctctctcttcctaccCGTCCCCGGTTGCTACCTCTTACCCGTCCCCGGTTACTACCTCTTATCCATCCCCGGCCACCACCTCATACCCATCCCCTGTGcccacctccttctcctctcccggCTCCTCGACCTACCCATCCCCTGTGCACAGTGGCTTCCCCTCCCCGTCGGTGGCCACCACGTACTCCTCTGTTCCCCCTGCTTTCCCGGCCCAGGTCAGCAGCTTCCCTTCCTCAGCTGTCACCAACTCCTTCAGCGCCTCCACAGGGCTTTCGGACATGACAGCAACCTTTTCTCCCAGGACAATTGAAATTTGctaa